The stretch of DNA CTGCGCTGAGCCAGACGTAAAAAAACACTCGGAgcgacaaaaaatataaaaaaaaatacgcggGCAGGTTTCGAATGTCAAGTTTTTTCCCATTTGTGCTTAGTCTTCTACAATATTCCAATTCATTCAATTACAAAATGTATGCTTTGTGAAAACGAAAGCAGCTCAAATGTCCAGGgacgttatttttataacaatctcataaagaaaacaaaaaaatattgatgttatATTTCGAGACGACgcataaaataagtaaacagaTACTTACAACCGCAGGTTTAAGACAAATCCCACATTTGTCCATAGCGGACGAACACTATAAcactaaataaatcaaattaattaacaaaattgctgatatttattttaaaaaagcagCCCTCGGTGGCTCTCTCTCTGAAAAATCACAGGGCGGGTCGGGAGCGGGGAGTGCGGAGGGAGCGGCAAAAGACATAAACTcatagacaataataaaatatttacttattgtttatgattgattaaaatatttctttctaaatatttttttgaaaatgcttTACTAGCAAAATCTGAATATGAAATATGAACAGAACTTTAAGGAttacattgatttattaattttaaaattggcaGTAGTAGCAGCGTATATTCTCTTCAAGTGCCTATACGTTCAGTGTAAAAGAACCTTTAGGTTACAGAATTTTCTTATTTGACATTTTTGACGTTTATATTCATTCCCATTCGAAATTGTTCACCATTCATTCAAAATTGCTACTACTCGAAGAAATACGAAATTATCGTGTTTTAATATTTCGAACtgcgtatttttatttactatgctttttgttatgttttaacaAAATCAAGACAACTTTATAATCGTTATATTTACATAGTTTTATATGCCCATGTAAAGGGCTTTGTTGATAATAAgtgtttactattatttttgtgaaagaTGGCAGAGAAGATTGTCATAACCAGTGGCAACCAGCCCATTGTAAAGATAGGGCACTACACGCTGGGAGCTACTCTTGGCGTTGGTACCTTCGGCAAGGTGAAGATCGGGGAGCACCAGCTGACCAAACACAAGGTCGCCGTGAAGATTCTGAACAGACAGAAGATAAAGAGCCTCGATGTCGTGGGGAAGATCAGACGCGAGATACAGAACCTTAAGTTGTTCAGACACCCGCATATTATCAAACTGTACCAGGTATGGAGCTACATGCGTGATAATGTCGCTTGACCTTGAACAAGTCACTTGACTTGTATAGTTTACATTTGTTCTTCCTGTAACATGAAAACATGTTTGTGTACCTACCATATATTTTTCCAGGTGATATCCACTCCAACTGACATATTCATGATAATGGAATATGTGTCTGGTGGTGAGCTGTTTGACTACATAGTAAAGAGAGGCAAGCTCCAAGAGCATGAGGCCAGGAGATTTTTCCAACAGATTATATCAGGTGTGGACTATTGCCATAGACACATGATAGTGCACAGAGACCTCAAgcctgagaacctccttcttgaCCACAATATGCATGTGAAGATAGCTGACTTTGGACTCTCCAACATGATGATGGATGGAGAATTTTTAAGGACTTCATGTGGATCACCTAATTATGCAGCACCTGAggtattgattatttattttagcacaATCTGATTTAAAATTTGTTCTGAACATGCTTTCAtcatattattcaatatttcttTGAATATTGACTTGTTTACTAAGAATGGCATATACACATTATTCATATTGTATGTGCTCTACTTagaaaatatgcaaaattagcTATGTAACATTATACACTGCTGATATTATGATGTAAATTCAACACAAGTATACTTAAGTCAATAAATACAAACTCAACAGTAGTTGATACAATATGTATTCCAATATGATACTTATtggtaaaataatttcatattagaTTTTTTCATATAAGAATATTATTCTAATAAGTAACAAAAACTACCCTTAGTAATGTTTGTCTGaagaaacataacattaaaaactttcagttattaaattttaactattttatatCCACAGGTTATATCAGGAAAACTATATGCAGGACCAGAAGTGGATGTATGGTCATGTGGAGTTATACTCTATGCCCTGCTCTGTGGAACACTACCATTTGACGATGAACATGTTCCTACACTGTTCAGAAAGATTAAATCTGGCATATTCCCCATACCTGAGTACCTGAACAAGAGTGTAGTTAGTTTGCTGTGTATGATGCTGCAAGTGGATCCAATGAAGAGAGCCTCTATTGAGGATGTGAAAAAACATGAGTGGTTCCAAAAAGACCTGCCAGGGTATCTGTTCCCGTCTCCCGTTGAGCAGGTAATTACAGTATGTAAACCCCAACCTTTTTAATACTAGTTTGTAAGTAGCTTTAGTTGGTCCATGGGTGCAGTTccattaaaaaaggttttactaATTATGGTGTGTTGTTCCTAGGGTCTGGTGTTTGTTTTGCTCCTTTCATTTTTTTCATGAAACTCTTGTCACACATAGTACCAAATTATGATGTTAATGcttaaaaataacagaaaaagcCAGGATACTCtgtttcctcccttaaaaaaatgttttaggcCGCTTGTTGTATTGTTTGTGTATAATAGTAAATGTGGAAATGTGTGTGCTCCTCTGTGACCTGTATTTGAATAATGACATTGACACACAAATAAGTGAGTCATCAACCATCACATCACATACATATTCAATCATTCATGCTTTGAAACATTCTTCATATAGAAATAGATTGTTTGCTTAGCCTTTCAGAGATCAAGGCTTCTTTTTTCGCCTTTATTGGTAGAGGAACAGAAAGTTAACAACTATGAGAATTCGAATTCGAAAATCGAGATCATATTTTCTCCAATCGAGAATCTGACCCGAAAACTTAAATCTAGATAGTGATCAGCACATCGTATTATTCTATCCAACACAGTTCGGATGCCTTTGCAATCcgacatttataaattatattctatctttatttatctttaaagtAATGACCGAGAACCATTTGATATTACTGTTTGCACTTAATTATTACAGGACAGCAGTGTGATCGACACAGAGGCCATATCTGAAGTGTGCGACAAGTTTGGCGTGAAAGAACATGAAGTCCACAACGCTTTACTGAGTGGAGATCCTCACGACCAACTGGCCATCGCCTACCATCTCATCATAGACAATAAGAGGATCGCTGACGAAGCTGCTAAAGCAGAAATAAAGGATTTCTATGTAGCAAGTAAGGATCATTAATTGTTCTAAGGTCAGTTCATAtgtgacggaacatgcgtcgcgtatcatcggtcgcggaacgccagaacagacaaatgtatagaaaaagaCCGTTCACtttcaaccgatgatacgtcagttgACCGatatacgctcgacgtattttacgacAGATGTTATGATAGAAACTCTAAACcccaatattttatataacgGTAGACTTTTATCTTAGGGAAAGTCTATACTAATTAGTTCATTAGTATTTCAGTCCAACTCTAGGGACCATAGGAGCTATTTAAAAGTTG from Spodoptera frugiperda isolate SF20-4 chromosome 11, AGI-APGP_CSIRO_Sfru_2.0, whole genome shotgun sequence encodes:
- the LOC118274441 gene encoding 5'-AMP-activated protein kinase catalytic subunit alpha-2-like isoform X3, encoding MAEKIVITSGNQPIVKIGHYTLGATLGVGTFGKVKIGEHQLTKHKVAVKILNRQKIKSLDVVGKIRREIQNLKLFRHPHIIKLYQVISTPTDIFMIMEYVSGGELFDYIVKRGKLQEHEARRFFQQIISGVDYCHRHMIVHRDLKPENLLLDHNMHVKIADFGLSNMMMDGEFLRTSCGSPNYAAPEVISGKLYAGPEVDVWSCGVILYALLCGTLPFDDEHVPTLFRKIKSGIFPIPEYLNKSVVSLLCMMLQVDPMKRASIEDVKKHEWFQKDLPGYLFPSPVEQDSSVIDTEAISEVCDKFGVKEHEVHNALLSGDPHDQLAIAYHLIIDNKRIADEAAKAEIKDFYVATGNSPPAASETARPHPERIAPHPHPQQDKARGTPVKRAKWHLGIRSQSKPNDIMLEVFRAMKALDYEWKVINPYHVRVRTLNKMTEKYVKMSLQLYQVDYKSYLLDFKSLSGEKEDSDEEAASPLVAAAPPPPPASPTGPQGHHTMEFFEMCAALIIQLAR
- the LOC118274441 gene encoding 5'-AMP-activated protein kinase catalytic subunit alpha-2-like isoform X2, with product MAEKIVITSGNQPIVKIGHYTLGATLGVGTFGKVKIGEHQLTKHKVAVKILNRQKIKSLDVVGKIRREIQNLKLFRHPHIIKLYQVISTPTDIFMIMEYVSGGELFDYIVKRGKLQEHEARRFFQQIISGVDYCHRHMIVHRDLKPENLLLDHNMHVKIADFGLSNMMMDGEFLRTSCGSPNYAAPEVISGKLYAGPEVDVWSCGVILYALLCGTLPFDDEHVPTLFRKIKSGIFPIPEYLNKSVVSLLCMMLQVDPMKRASIEDVKKHEWFQKDLPGYLFPSPVEQVITDSSVIDTEAISEVCDKFGVKEHEVHNALLSGDPHDQLAIAYHLIIDNKRIADEAAKAEIKDFYVASNSPPAASETARPHPERIAPHPHPQQDKARGTPVKRAKWHLGIRSQSKPNDIMLEVFRAMKALDYEWKVINPYHVRVRTLNKMTEKYVKMSLQLYQVDYKSYLLDFKSLSGEKEDSDEEAASPLVAAAPPPPPASPTGPQGHHTMEFFEMCAALIIQLAR
- the LOC118274441 gene encoding 5'-AMP-activated protein kinase catalytic subunit alpha-2-like isoform X4, coding for MAEKIVITSGNQPIVKIGHYTLGATLGVGTFGKVKIGEHQLTKHKVAVKILNRQKIKSLDVVGKIRREIQNLKLFRHPHIIKLYQVISTPTDIFMIMEYVSGGELFDYIVKRGKLQEHEARRFFQQIISGVDYCHRHMIVHRDLKPENLLLDHNMHVKIADFGLSNMMMDGEFLRTSCGSPNYAAPEVISGKLYAGPEVDVWSCGVILYALLCGTLPFDDEHVPTLFRKIKSGIFPIPEYLNKSVVSLLCMMLQVDPMKRASIEDVKKHEWFQKDLPGYLFPSPVEQDSSVIDTEAISEVCDKFGVKEHEVHNALLSGDPHDQLAIAYHLIIDNKRIADEAAKAEIKDFYVASNSPPAASETARPHPERIAPHPHPQQDKARGTPVKRAKWHLGIRSQSKPNDIMLEVFRAMKALDYEWKVINPYHVRVRTLNKMTEKYVKMSLQLYQVDYKSYLLDFKSLSGEKEDSDEEAASPLVAAAPPPPPASPTGPQGHHTMEFFEMCAALIIQLAR
- the LOC118274441 gene encoding 5'-AMP-activated protein kinase catalytic subunit alpha-2-like isoform X1, whose product is MAEKIVITSGNQPIVKIGHYTLGATLGVGTFGKVKIGEHQLTKHKVAVKILNRQKIKSLDVVGKIRREIQNLKLFRHPHIIKLYQVISTPTDIFMIMEYVSGGELFDYIVKRGKLQEHEARRFFQQIISGVDYCHRHMIVHRDLKPENLLLDHNMHVKIADFGLSNMMMDGEFLRTSCGSPNYAAPEVISGKLYAGPEVDVWSCGVILYALLCGTLPFDDEHVPTLFRKIKSGIFPIPEYLNKSVVSLLCMMLQVDPMKRASIEDVKKHEWFQKDLPGYLFPSPVEQVITDSSVIDTEAISEVCDKFGVKEHEVHNALLSGDPHDQLAIAYHLIIDNKRIADEAAKAEIKDFYVATGNSPPAASETARPHPERIAPHPHPQQDKARGTPVKRAKWHLGIRSQSKPNDIMLEVFRAMKALDYEWKVINPYHVRVRTLNKMTEKYVKMSLQLYQVDYKSYLLDFKSLSGEKEDSDEEAASPLVAAAPPPPPASPTGPQGHHTMEFFEMCAALIIQLAR